One genomic segment of Pseudonocardia sp. T1-2H includes these proteins:
- a CDS encoding PHA/PHB synthase family protein, whose amino-acid sequence MAQEQEPARGADQRNPWQIAERAASVLGPESALVEDMDAAGFGQALGAAVGAGLRSPAAPARAALRLATDLTRIPMVAATRWFGRDTEAPVEVNPKDRRFADPAWTTNPAFFALRQAYLAGCRFSRDVVGSAELEPDTARKAMMALDLVLDALAPTNLAAANPAVLKRAFDTAGTSLVAGARNFLDDVRHNGGRPRQVDTSGFEVGGNLAVTPAKVVYRNDLMELLQYEPQTEQVHATPLLCSPPWINKYYVMDLAPDRSFIEWAVQHGRTVFAISYKNPTKDMSGTTMDDYLVHGPKTALDVITEITGTEKIDIVGLCLGGAMTAITAAYLTQAGDDRIGALTLLNTMLDYSEPGALGAFTDARTVDKLERKMKREGTLEGRTMAGTFDILRANDLIFNYVVSNWLMGQSPPAFDILAWNADSTRMPAAMHAFYLRNFYVQNKLAAGTLEIGGTVVDLGVVKSPTYVVSAVNDHIVPWQSAYKTVGLVSGPVRFVLGSGGHIAGIVSPPGPKAWHMVAEDTPASAAEWHAKAVRRSGSWWEDWAVWSAEHSGPQVRPPAVGSAAHPVLGPGPGDYVRT is encoded by the coding sequence ATGGCACAGGAACAGGAGCCTGCGCGGGGCGCCGACCAGCGGAACCCGTGGCAGATCGCCGAGCGCGCCGCGAGCGTGCTCGGGCCCGAGTCCGCACTCGTCGAGGACATGGACGCCGCCGGATTCGGCCAGGCGCTGGGAGCCGCGGTGGGGGCCGGTCTGCGGAGCCCGGCGGCGCCGGCGCGGGCGGCGCTGCGGCTGGCCACGGACCTGACCCGGATCCCGATGGTCGCGGCGACGCGCTGGTTCGGCCGCGACACCGAGGCGCCGGTCGAGGTGAACCCGAAGGACCGGCGGTTCGCCGACCCCGCCTGGACGACCAACCCGGCCTTCTTCGCCCTGCGCCAGGCCTACCTGGCGGGATGCCGGTTCTCCCGCGACGTCGTCGGGTCCGCGGAGCTGGAGCCGGACACCGCCCGCAAGGCGATGATGGCGCTGGACCTGGTGCTCGACGCCCTCGCCCCGACGAACCTGGCCGCCGCGAACCCGGCGGTGCTCAAACGGGCCTTCGACACCGCGGGGACCAGCCTCGTCGCGGGCGCCCGGAACTTCCTGGACGACGTGCGGCACAACGGCGGCCGGCCCCGCCAGGTCGACACCAGCGGCTTCGAGGTGGGCGGCAATCTCGCCGTGACGCCCGCGAAGGTCGTCTACCGCAACGACCTGATGGAGCTGCTGCAGTACGAGCCGCAGACCGAGCAGGTGCACGCCACCCCGCTGCTGTGCAGCCCGCCGTGGATCAACAAGTACTACGTCATGGACCTCGCCCCCGACCGCAGCTTCATCGAGTGGGCGGTGCAGCACGGCCGGACCGTGTTCGCGATCAGCTACAAGAACCCGACGAAGGACATGTCGGGCACCACGATGGACGACTACCTGGTGCACGGCCCGAAGACCGCCCTGGACGTCATCACGGAGATCACCGGCACCGAGAAGATCGACATCGTGGGGCTCTGCCTCGGCGGCGCGATGACGGCGATCACCGCCGCCTACCTGACCCAGGCCGGGGACGACCGGATCGGCGCGCTCACGCTGCTCAACACGATGCTGGACTACTCCGAGCCGGGTGCGCTCGGCGCGTTCACCGACGCCCGGACGGTCGACAAGCTCGAGCGGAAGATGAAGCGGGAGGGCACCCTCGAGGGCCGGACGATGGCCGGGACGTTCGACATCCTGCGGGCGAACGACCTGATCTTCAACTACGTGGTCTCGAACTGGCTCATGGGCCAGTCCCCGCCCGCCTTCGACATCCTGGCCTGGAACGCCGACAGCACCCGCATGCCGGCCGCCATGCACGCGTTCTACCTGCGGAACTTCTACGTGCAGAACAAGCTCGCCGCGGGGACGCTGGAGATCGGCGGCACCGTCGTCGACCTGGGGGTGGTCAAGTCCCCGACGTACGTGGTGAGTGCGGTCAACGACCACATCGTGCCCTGGCAGTCCGCCTACAAGACCGTGGGACTCGTCAGCGGGCCGGTGCGCTTCGTCCTCGGCAGCGGCGGGCACATCGCCGGGATCGTCAGCCCGCCCGGCCCCAAGGCCTGGCACATGGTCGCCGAGGACACGCCCGCGTCGGCCGCCGAATGGCACGCCAAGGCCGTCCGGCGGAGCGGGTCGTGGTGGGAGGACTGGGCCGTCTGGTCCGCGGAGCACTCGGGGCCGCAGGTCCGGCCGCCCGCCGTGGGGAGCGCGGCGCACCCGGTGCTCGGCCCCGGTCCGGGCGACTACGTCAGGACCTGA
- a CDS encoding ATP-binding protein translates to MVPFVGRRAELAALCARLAEVGNRIPHVVQIEGPAGIGKTALIETFLADPGTGPHPVVLRSSGEETETLLPYGVIEQLARSAGRAGRDLRDAVRPTLGDGEPGPLEDAISVGTRLLALLDRLEPGRPVVLVVDDAQWADAPSLQALIFALRRLVADPVLAVVAVRDDGADLLPASLRRLVTGHRGSELRLRGLGEDDLRSLAAGLGIDRFPVSAVRRLRHGTQGNPLHATAVLEEFPPGEWGAGQQPLPSPRSFRLLVRDRYAACAPATRRLLDAAAVLGLHCPLPLAAALAEVPEPLVAVDDAGVHGLLSASGARQPWMLAFPHPLVRSAIYDALGAAPRSALHLRAAELVAAAGPSDGGGAGAEGEQIDPASVVLRHRVSAAVEPDARLAADLERFADREARRQSWPSAVAHLVEASRLSPDRRGDGQTRLLRAVNWLLQNGDAAGAAAFADEVAGFEPGPLRDSVLGSLAMATGDPATAESLLASAWKACSEDTDPETAATIAFQNAVHRYGRLDGPGSALWCERALALTGPDTTTRWAAQTYLAHGLGYSGRAAESFAAVAGAEERPGDPPFAWLEPRSARGLLRLVDDDLDGAREDLASAAATASRLGVLNTAAYAFAFLARAEYLAGAWDDAVLHAERAVAINEESDLAFTRSMVLGVAALVPAGRGEWAAAQAAIDAADVGDYERSVVAIAMSRARLAEARGDRAAVLAALDPVRRFPDRAGANEPGFWAWVDLYAEALAGVGRHDEADEMLRPHETRAAERGRLSSIARLARARGRVEAAAGRPDRAAAAFAQALDAVDRVPFPFDRARTRLAAGAFHRRAGRRRRAVDLLVEAQEGFAALGAEPYVERCDKELAASGLDPAARRNRDRAGLTSQELVVARLAAAGRSNRDLAAELVVSVKTVEYHLRNAFQKLGVTSRRQLAGRLDELGDG, encoded by the coding sequence GTGGTCCCCTTCGTCGGGCGTCGCGCCGAGCTCGCCGCGCTGTGCGCGCGGCTCGCCGAGGTCGGGAACCGCATCCCGCACGTCGTACAGATCGAGGGACCCGCCGGGATCGGCAAGACGGCCCTGATCGAGACCTTCCTCGCCGATCCGGGTACGGGCCCGCACCCGGTCGTGCTCCGGTCCAGCGGCGAGGAGACCGAGACGCTGCTGCCCTACGGCGTGATCGAGCAGCTCGCGCGCTCCGCGGGGCGCGCCGGCAGGGACCTGCGGGACGCGGTCAGGCCCACCCTCGGCGACGGCGAGCCGGGGCCGCTGGAGGACGCGATCTCGGTGGGCACCCGGCTGCTCGCGCTGCTGGACCGGCTCGAGCCCGGGCGCCCGGTCGTCCTGGTCGTCGACGACGCGCAGTGGGCCGACGCGCCGTCGCTGCAGGCCCTCATCTTCGCCCTCCGCAGGCTCGTCGCGGACCCCGTGCTCGCCGTCGTCGCGGTCCGGGACGACGGGGCCGACCTGCTCCCGGCGAGCCTGCGCCGCCTCGTCACCGGCCACCGCGGCAGCGAGCTCCGCCTGCGCGGCCTCGGCGAGGACGACCTGCGCAGCCTCGCCGCCGGGCTCGGGATCGACCGCTTCCCGGTCAGCGCGGTCCGCCGGCTGCGGCACGGCACGCAGGGCAACCCGCTGCACGCGACGGCGGTGCTGGAGGAGTTCCCGCCGGGGGAGTGGGGCGCCGGGCAGCAGCCGCTGCCGTCCCCGCGCTCGTTCCGGCTGCTCGTGCGGGACCGGTACGCCGCCTGCGCGCCCGCGACGCGGCGGCTGCTGGACGCCGCTGCGGTCCTCGGCCTGCACTGCCCGCTCCCGCTGGCCGCGGCGCTCGCCGAGGTCCCGGAGCCGCTCGTCGCGGTCGACGACGCCGGCGTGCACGGACTGCTGTCCGCCTCCGGGGCCCGACAGCCGTGGATGCTGGCGTTTCCCCATCCCCTCGTGCGCTCGGCGATCTACGACGCGCTCGGGGCGGCCCCGCGCAGCGCGCTGCACCTGCGGGCGGCCGAGCTCGTCGCCGCGGCCGGCCCGTCGGACGGCGGGGGGGCCGGGGCCGAGGGCGAGCAGATCGATCCGGCGTCCGTGGTCCTGCGGCACCGGGTGAGCGCCGCCGTCGAGCCGGACGCGAGGCTCGCCGCGGACCTGGAGAGGTTCGCGGACCGGGAGGCCAGGCGGCAGTCGTGGCCGAGCGCCGTGGCCCACCTCGTCGAGGCGTCCCGGCTCAGCCCGGACCGGCGGGGGGACGGGCAGACCCGGTTGCTGCGGGCGGTGAACTGGTTGCTGCAGAACGGGGACGCGGCAGGGGCCGCGGCGTTCGCGGACGAGGTGGCCGGGTTCGAGCCGGGCCCGTTGCGGGACAGCGTGCTCGGCTCGCTGGCCATGGCCACCGGGGACCCGGCGACCGCGGAGTCGCTGCTCGCGAGCGCCTGGAAGGCGTGTTCGGAGGACACGGACCCGGAGACGGCGGCGACGATCGCCTTCCAGAACGCCGTGCACCGCTACGGGCGGCTCGACGGGCCCGGCTCGGCCCTCTGGTGCGAGCGGGCGCTCGCGCTGACCGGCCCGGACACGACGACGCGCTGGGCGGCCCAGACCTATCTCGCCCACGGGCTCGGCTACAGCGGGCGGGCCGCCGAGTCCTTCGCCGCGGTGGCGGGGGCCGAGGAGCGCCCGGGTGATCCGCCGTTCGCCTGGCTGGAGCCGCGCTCCGCCCGCGGGCTGCTCCGGCTGGTCGACGACGACCTGGACGGCGCCCGCGAGGACCTCGCGTCGGCCGCGGCGACGGCGTCGCGGCTGGGCGTGCTGAACACGGCGGCGTACGCGTTCGCCTTCCTCGCCCGGGCCGAGTACCTCGCCGGGGCCTGGGACGACGCGGTCCTGCACGCCGAACGCGCCGTCGCGATCAACGAGGAGTCCGACCTGGCGTTCACCCGCTCGATGGTGCTCGGGGTCGCCGCGCTCGTCCCGGCGGGACGCGGCGAGTGGGCTGCCGCCCAGGCGGCGATCGACGCCGCGGACGTGGGGGACTACGAGCGGTCCGTCGTCGCGATCGCGATGTCCCGGGCCCGGCTGGCCGAGGCCCGCGGGGACCGGGCCGCGGTGCTGGCCGCGCTCGACCCGGTCCGCCGGTTCCCGGACCGGGCCGGCGCGAACGAGCCCGGCTTCTGGGCCTGGGTGGACCTCTACGCGGAGGCGCTGGCCGGGGTCGGCCGGCACGACGAGGCCGACGAGATGCTGCGCCCGCACGAGACGCGCGCGGCGGAGCGCGGGCGGCTGTCGTCGATCGCCCGGCTGGCCCGGGCCCGGGGCCGGGTCGAGGCCGCGGCCGGCCGCCCGGACCGGGCCGCCGCGGCGTTCGCGCAGGCCCTCGACGCCGTGGACCGGGTGCCGTTCCCGTTCGACCGGGCCCGCACCCGGCTCGCCGCGGGCGCCTTCCACCGGCGGGCCGGGCGCCGGCGCAGGGCCGTGGACCTGCTCGTCGAGGCGCAGGAGGGGTTCGCCGCCCTCGGTGCCGAGCCCTACGTCGAGCGCTGCGACAAGGAGCTCGCCGCATCCGGGCTGGACCCGGCGGCCCGCCGCAACCGGGACCGGGCCGGGCTGACCTCCCAGGAGCTGGTGGTCGCCCGGCTGGCCGCGGCGGGCCGCAGCAACCGGGACCTCGCGGCCGAGCTGGTGGTGAGCGTCAAGACGGTCGAGTACCACCTCCGCAACGCCTTCCAGAAGCTGGGCGTCACGTCGCGACGCCAGCTCGCGGGACGCCTCGACGAGCTCGGCGACGGCTGA
- a CDS encoding IclR family transcriptional regulator codes for MTSKITSILMTFTEGSEHSLTEIARLAGLPISTAHRLTSELASWRLLERTDDGLYRAGLPLRMIGTGDACPPSIAERAPCVLEDLSAATKSRARLGVLSELEVAYIEKQPGHRPVTGFSAAATLPAHPTALGRALLAFSPASTVELTIMRGLRPYTPHTVTSPERLRRALGVTRLTRVAVTRFELEPTTSAVAMPVFGPGGDVVAAIELTVRDLGRELQPVMAALAIASRSLSRELAGDARTARDGDPVRSDQVLT; via the coding sequence GTGACCAGCAAGATCACCTCGATCCTCATGACGTTCACCGAGGGGAGCGAGCACTCGTTGACCGAGATCGCCCGCCTCGCCGGGCTGCCGATCTCGACCGCCCACCGGCTCACCTCCGAGTTGGCGTCGTGGCGCCTCCTAGAGCGGACCGACGACGGGCTCTACCGCGCGGGCCTGCCGCTACGGATGATCGGGACGGGCGACGCGTGCCCGCCGAGCATCGCCGAACGCGCCCCCTGCGTGCTGGAGGACCTCTCGGCCGCCACGAAGAGCCGGGCCCGGCTCGGGGTGCTGAGCGAGCTCGAGGTGGCCTACATCGAGAAGCAGCCGGGCCACCGGCCCGTCACGGGCTTCTCCGCGGCGGCGACCCTGCCCGCCCACCCGACCGCGCTCGGCCGCGCGCTGCTGGCCTTCTCCCCGGCGAGCACCGTCGAGCTGACCATCATGCGCGGGCTCCGCCCCTACACCCCGCACACCGTCACCTCCCCCGAGCGGCTGCGCCGGGCGCTCGGGGTCACCCGGCTCACCCGGGTCGCGGTGACCCGGTTCGAGCTGGAGCCCACGACCTCCGCCGTGGCGATGCCCGTGTTCGGGCCCGGCGGGGACGTCGTCGCCGCGATCGAGCTGACCGTCCGGGACCTCGGCCGGGAGCTCCAGCCGGTGATGGCGGCGCTCGCGATCGCCTCGCGCAGCCTGTCCCGCGAGCTCGCCGGCGACGCGCGCACCGCCCGGGACGGCGACCCCGTCCGGAGCGATCAGGTCCTGACGTAG
- a CDS encoding magnesium transporter CorA family protein, with protein sequence MELRVVSADGVRAHPVDDLPRLLCGPDLVWLDVPAWDDDAERVLAEQLGLHPRAVRDCASRNPVPKVHRYADHVFVVLHAPERGARGHVHYVELDQFVGPGYVVTVHGPTNPEVPPASALVETDAVLRRLESGRLRPGSPAELSFAIVTALTNRLRDYLTALTEEVWRLERTVTGGHMGDPEQFLEELFQVRHGLLAVRTMAALSREVYGRMATLQVFGDGNGLLVDVEDQFRRIAAMADSQREYLQGVIEFYQTRTNTKMTIAAERLAVIAAVTLPVTAISSVMGMNVIVSVETHAGILAVLLTGMAVMSVALLVWARRKGWW encoded by the coding sequence GTGGAGCTGCGGGTGGTGTCGGCGGACGGCGTGCGGGCGCACCCGGTCGACGACCTGCCCCGGCTGCTGTGCGGCCCCGACCTCGTCTGGCTCGACGTGCCGGCCTGGGACGACGACGCGGAACGGGTACTGGCGGAGCAGCTCGGCCTGCACCCCCGGGCGGTGCGGGACTGCGCGAGCCGCAACCCGGTGCCCAAGGTCCACCGCTACGCCGACCACGTCTTCGTCGTCCTGCACGCGCCCGAGCGCGGCGCCCGCGGCCACGTGCACTACGTGGAGCTCGACCAGTTCGTCGGCCCCGGCTACGTCGTGACGGTGCACGGCCCGACGAACCCGGAGGTGCCCCCGGCGTCCGCCCTCGTCGAGACCGACGCCGTCCTGCGCAGGCTGGAGTCCGGACGGCTGCGGCCGGGCTCGCCCGCGGAGCTGTCCTTCGCGATCGTCACGGCGCTGACCAACCGGCTGCGGGACTACCTGACCGCGCTCACCGAGGAGGTCTGGCGCCTCGAACGCACGGTCACCGGCGGGCACATGGGCGATCCCGAGCAGTTCCTGGAGGAGCTGTTCCAGGTGCGGCACGGGCTGCTCGCGGTCCGCACGATGGCCGCGCTCAGCCGGGAGGTCTACGGCCGGATGGCGACGCTGCAGGTCTTCGGCGACGGGAACGGGCTGCTCGTCGACGTCGAGGACCAGTTCCGCCGGATCGCCGCGATGGCGGACAGCCAGCGGGAGTACCTGCAGGGAGTGATCGAGTTCTACCAGACCCGCACGAACACCAAGATGACGATCGCGGCCGAGCGGCTGGCGGTCATCGCGGCGGTGACCCTGCCCGTCACCGCGATCTCGTCGGTGATGGGGATGAACGTGATCGTCTCCGTGGAGACGCACGCCGGCATCCTGGCCGTGCTGCTGACCGGGATGGCGGTCATGTCGGTCGCGCTGCTGGTCTGGGCGCGGCGCAAGGGCTGGTGGTGA
- a CDS encoding LysR family transcriptional regulator, translated as MELDWLETFLAVVDRGGFTAASEQVHRSQSRVSAHIAALERDLGVQLIDRTRRPATLTAAGEVFVRYARDLVARVGSARTAVGALRWMDAEALRVLTTPCIGSAVFPAVLGELVQRFPGVRLALTQRSGPPDENVPLPDGYVLAVLPKVDGPLPPGVHERMLWRERMRIVVRPDHELARHDGGVRAEELVRYPLVVCGAASEAVPEAVAMLAERGLAAQPRAAVDTPLTVLALVRAGAGVGMLNGVALETADTDGLVVLDTDDPGMAREVAAYWHDGVVTGGAAMELHRIVLDAEAPPGSEPLSAPEAPDPRADGAHNGRIAPPRR; from the coding sequence GTGGAGCTCGACTGGTTGGAGACGTTCCTGGCGGTCGTGGACCGTGGGGGGTTCACGGCTGCGTCGGAGCAGGTCCACCGGTCGCAGTCGCGGGTCAGCGCGCACATCGCTGCGCTGGAACGGGACCTGGGCGTGCAGCTCATCGACCGTACCCGGCGACCGGCGACGCTGACCGCCGCCGGCGAGGTCTTCGTGCGGTACGCCCGGGACCTGGTCGCCCGGGTGGGGTCCGCGCGGACGGCAGTCGGTGCGCTGCGCTGGATGGACGCCGAGGCGCTCCGCGTCCTCACGACGCCGTGCATCGGGTCGGCGGTCTTCCCGGCGGTGCTGGGCGAGCTGGTCCAGCGCTTCCCGGGGGTGCGGCTCGCGCTGACCCAGCGCTCGGGGCCGCCCGACGAGAACGTGCCGCTGCCCGACGGGTACGTGCTCGCGGTGCTCCCCAAGGTGGACGGTCCGCTGCCCCCCGGGGTGCACGAACGGATGCTCTGGCGGGAGCGCATGCGGATCGTCGTCCGCCCCGACCACGAGCTGGCTCGGCACGACGGTGGGGTCCGTGCCGAGGAGCTCGTCCGGTATCCGCTGGTCGTGTGCGGCGCGGCGTCCGAGGCGGTCCCGGAGGCGGTCGCGATGCTGGCGGAGCGGGGCCTCGCCGCCCAGCCGCGCGCGGCCGTCGACACCCCGCTCACCGTGCTCGCGCTGGTCCGCGCCGGGGCCGGGGTCGGGATGCTGAACGGCGTCGCGCTGGAGACCGCCGACACCGACGGCCTCGTCGTACTGGACACCGACGACCCCGGGATGGCCCGGGAGGTCGCCGCGTACTGGCACGACGGCGTGGTCACCGGCGGCGCGGCCATGGAGCTGCACCGCATCGTCCTCGACGCCGAGGCCCCGCCCGGGTCCGAACCGCTGTCTGCGCCGGAGGCGCCGGATCCCAGGGCCGACGGCGCTCACAACGGACGGATCGCGCCCCCACGGCGGTAG
- a CDS encoding 2-keto-4-pentenoate hydratase, with amino-acid sequence MQPALVQQDLADELWTADRTAVPVAPLTDRHPDLDITDAYAIQTLNIDRRVKEGQRIIGRKVGLTSRPMQEMLGVDEPDFGVLTDEMIVEDGDLIDLGRLVQPRVEAELAFVMAEDLVGPGVTSARALAAIEGALPSVEIVDSRVADWKIKLVDTVADNASSGLLVLGGRMRPVAELDLRLLGVVVSRHGQLLDTGAGAAALGNPARCVAWLANKLGSLGSGLKAGDVVLPGAVHKMVPVQPGDVFRAEFAHLGAVTVRFSTGSAQPGGTA; translated from the coding sequence GTGCAACCCGCCCTCGTACAGCAGGACCTCGCCGACGAGCTCTGGACCGCCGACCGGACCGCCGTGCCCGTGGCGCCGCTGACCGACCGGCATCCCGACCTCGACATCACCGACGCGTACGCGATCCAGACGCTCAACATCGACCGCCGGGTCAAGGAGGGCCAGCGGATCATCGGCCGCAAGGTGGGCCTGACCTCGAGGCCGATGCAGGAGATGCTCGGCGTCGACGAGCCGGACTTCGGCGTGCTGACCGACGAGATGATCGTCGAGGACGGGGACCTGATCGATCTCGGGCGGCTCGTGCAGCCCCGGGTCGAGGCGGAGCTCGCGTTCGTCATGGCCGAGGACCTCGTCGGCCCCGGCGTCACCAGCGCCCGGGCGCTCGCCGCGATCGAGGGCGCCCTGCCGTCCGTCGAGATCGTCGACAGCCGGGTGGCGGACTGGAAGATCAAGCTGGTGGACACGGTGGCGGACAACGCGTCGTCCGGGCTGCTGGTGCTCGGCGGCCGGATGCGTCCGGTCGCGGAGCTGGACCTGCGGCTGCTCGGCGTGGTCGTCTCCCGGCACGGTCAGCTGCTGGACACCGGAGCCGGCGCCGCCGCGCTCGGCAACCCCGCCCGCTGCGTCGCCTGGTTGGCCAACAAGCTCGGCAGCCTCGGATCCGGGCTGAAGGCGGGCGACGTCGTCCTGCCCGGGGCGGTGCACAAGATGGTGCCGGTGCAGCCGGGCGACGTCTTCCGTGCGGAGTTCGCGCACCTCGGGGCGGTCACCGTCCGTTTCTCGACCGGATCCGCCCAGCCCGGAGGCACGGCATGA